In Crassostrea angulata isolate pt1a10 chromosome 6, ASM2561291v2, whole genome shotgun sequence, a genomic segment contains:
- the LOC128189115 gene encoding ubiquitin-conjugating enzyme E2 L3-like produces MAATRRLQKELGDLRKSDVKYFRNIQVDESNILLWQGLIVPDQPPYNKGAFKIEITFPAEYPFKPPKVNFKTKIYHPNIDEKGQVCLPIISPENWKPATKTDQVIQSLIDLVHCPEPEHPLRADVAEEFSKNNAKFMKNAEDFTKKNAEKRPAD; encoded by the exons ATGGCAGCGACCAGGCGGCTTCAGAAG GAACTTGGAGATTTGAGGAAAAGTGACGttaaatatttcagaaatataCAGGTGGATGAATCAAACATACTGCTATGGCAAGGACTCATAGTCCCA GATCAACCTCCATATAACAAAGGAGCTTTTAAGATTGAAATAACATTTCCAGCAGAGTATCCATTTAAACCaccaaaagtaaattttaagaCGAAGATTTATCAtccaaatattgatgaaaaagGACAAGTTTGTTTACCAATTATTAGTCCTGAGAACTGGAAGCCAGCTACTAAAACAGATCAGG TTATACAATCATTAATAGACTTAGTTCATTGTCCTGAACCAGAGCATCCTCTCAGGGCAGATGTTGCCGAGGAGTTTTCAAAAAACAATGccaaatttatgaaaaatgccGAGGACTTCACAAAGAAAAATGCAGAGAAACGCCCAGCTGATTAA